In Sphingobacteriales bacterium, a single genomic region encodes these proteins:
- a CDS encoding GNAT family N-acetyltransferase — protein MDKMNLRPITLNEDKTNKAYTSPDCQQLLQMYDDFYPKIGFNIPWIAYFVVRQNQIVGSCSFVGQPQDGKVEIAYWTFKEFEKQGIASFACKELVIIAKQTDPSVIITAKTAPEHNASTKILEKNHFVFTEIVQDEEIGDAWLWTHNKTTN, from the coding sequence ATGGACAAAATGAATTTACGACCAATAACACTAAACGAAGACAAGACAAACAAAGCGTATACTTCACCTGACTGCCAACAACTGTTGCAAATGTATGACGACTTTTATCCCAAAATCGGCTTCAACATTCCTTGGATTGCTTACTTTGTTGTTAGACAAAATCAGATTGTAGGTTCTTGCAGTTTCGTGGGACAACCACAAGACGGAAAAGTTGAAATTGCTTATTGGACATTTAAAGAATTTGAAAAACAGGGCATTGCTTCGTTTGCTTGCAAAGAACTTGTAATAATCGCAAAACAAACAGATCCAAGTGTGATAATTACAGCAAAGACAGCCCCCGAACACAACGCTTCAACAAAAATTTTAGAGAAGAACCATTTTGTGTTCACTGAAATTGTGCAAGACGAAGAAATTGGTGATGCCTGGCTTTGGACACACAATAAAACGACAAATTAA
- a CDS encoding gliding motility-associated C-terminal domain-containing protein — MLKKNLLLIIFLFTLASPVFIQAQEGECFTPEVSVDAFGYYDISLSWQNVPAATFYQIRYRPQDTQDWTIVQEYPFTYIGLGNLQSGIVYEIQVQPICGETTGEWSPVYLVSTLNCENNDVVADAGNDIYVCGADMINLKASGGETYLWLPATAFNDAHSANPEVYVSEDATFILIAADANGCTDTDTVQVFVLDTPTLYVSGDSIVCSGDTAMLEVAGSDNYLWQQGDILLGTDSVLTVIPQQTTTYKVSSILGDCTATASFTVYVHQLEIEVVNALNTTICGGNDGAITIVASADTTLEYSIDGGVSYQNDNFFQGLTAGSYTVMIRTADNCYLNYENNPVTVGSELSNIAIDTVVVQQPTCESTEGSFIAIVAQGNYLEYSIDGVSFQTTPFFENLTAGNYTIQVRDTVSGCLGTYNETIHIAGGSAMILEEVLSTDDSCAEGTDGSITLQVSGGNGALAYSIDGGATFQSSPVFENLGAGIYIIEVRDTLNCVLPDAPMVVVQVGSPLEAAVNIVPPSACQEGTAAFSIDAEGGTPPYQYSLNGGIAFTNQNTFINMSSGTYNVLVEDVLGCQTNLSFTLPSITGSTISLNYNVTAPTSCQSPNGSLVLIASGGTAPYEYSIDGGVTFFNTPLFNNLSGGTYSIVVQDAAACSESTTAIVPPLSTNDLALTFSLQQPSSCAIINGGISIAASGGTPPYQYSIDGGATFHAVDTFSGLAAGTYAIAVRDANGCVVTASQSAVLSAVQLPQIAGVSATSPLCADSNNGQIVVSAFGGNGALSYSVDGGNIWTLSNTFNNLTAGVYTVQVRDEQGCVVSYATPLTLTNPPALVAGVQFTNVSVCGQSNGQIGVFASGGTPPLQYSINNGQVYANSNIFSNLPVGIYFVKVRDAQGCVWNNPTPIFISDPSNITINSVNTTPLSTCNSSDASLSVFITGGTDVVYSIDGGSTWHSNAVFYNLPSGVYNILVQDVPTGCTAIYAANPVVIEGNSINILEVAATPPSCNGGADGTISINATYNGTLEYSIDGGITWSQYGFFGNVAGGNYLIKVRTTDGTCEVSYGMVNIINPAPISISAVNKSNITECGKNDGSINIVASGGSGVLQYSINGGNGNSYFNQNTFNNLAAGVYAITVRDAKGCIQTYPNSIVIQEPSFAIAVLQNTFNICLGESVVLQAAGAAQYVWSPSEGLSSASGATVSATPTQSTVYTVSGTNVYGCSDTETVTITVNTEQALANIATAAAQLCEGDNLAFSNAAAADSYLWAFEGGLPATSTLANPFVTYNTAGTFSVTLTVTSCGGQSDTQTLENWVLVNETPSVEIVGDNELCAGESLELTAQGAAESYSWTLTDGSTAAGSNLEIIPSVSGWVQLAATNGTCSDSTATEVKVYPLPTLTLNADTSICLGDSLVLTANSNAQYFAWSPTASLSSSNSATTIATPAESNICKVIATSLQGCRSEDEVLVLVRNDGDCTPTPPLPSKVPNAITPNGDGKNDTWVLPDFGAVAQVQIFDRWGRLVYESQNYDNSWAGTYQDNGEQLQDATYYYIITVNDGRALQKGTITVLH, encoded by the coding sequence ATGTTGAAAAAAAATCTGCTACTCATTATTTTCCTTTTTACACTTGCGAGTCCTGTTTTTATTCAGGCGCAGGAAGGAGAATGTTTTACGCCCGAAGTTTCGGTAGATGCTTTCGGGTATTATGATATTTCTTTGTCGTGGCAAAATGTTCCCGCCGCTACTTTTTATCAAATTCGCTACCGCCCGCAGGATACACAAGATTGGACGATTGTGCAGGAGTACCCTTTTACTTACATAGGTTTGGGAAATTTGCAGTCGGGTATTGTATATGAAATACAGGTGCAACCGATATGCGGCGAAACCACGGGCGAGTGGTCGCCTGTATATTTGGTATCTACGCTCAACTGCGAAAATAATGATGTAGTTGCCGATGCAGGCAATGATATTTATGTGTGTGGTGCAGATATGATTAATTTAAAAGCAAGCGGCGGCGAAACCTATTTGTGGCTGCCTGCCACCGCCTTCAATGATGCACACAGTGCCAACCCCGAGGTATATGTAAGCGAAGATGCCACTTTTATTCTCATCGCTGCCGATGCCAACGGCTGCACCGACACCGACACCGTGCAGGTATTTGTATTAGATACCCCCACATTATATGTTTCAGGCGATAGTATCGTGTGCAGCGGCGATACCGCTATGTTGGAAGTAGCAGGCTCTGATAATTATCTTTGGCAACAGGGCGATATATTATTGGGTACAGATTCGGTTTTAACCGTGATACCGCAACAAACTACCACTTACAAGGTGAGCAGTATTTTGGGCGATTGCACCGCTACGGCTTCTTTTACTGTTTATGTACATCAGCTTGAAATAGAGGTGGTCAATGCGCTGAACACCACAATATGCGGCGGCAATGATGGAGCTATTACCATTGTTGCAAGTGCCGATACTACTTTGGAGTATTCCATTGATGGCGGTGTTTCTTATCAAAACGACAACTTTTTTCAGGGGCTAACGGCGGGCAGCTATACGGTGATGATACGCACGGCAGATAATTGTTATCTCAACTACGAAAACAATCCGGTGACGGTAGGCTCGGAATTGAGTAATATTGCCATTGATACTGTGGTCGTACAACAACCCACTTGCGAAAGTACAGAGGGTAGTTTTATCGCCATTGTCGCACAGGGTAATTATTTGGAGTATTCTATAGATGGTGTTTCTTTTCAAACTACACCCTTCTTTGAAAACCTCACTGCCGGAAATTATACTATTCAGGTACGCGATACGGTTTCGGGCTGTTTGGGAACATATAACGAAACGATTCACATAGCGGGCGGCAGCGCGATGATATTGGAAGAGGTACTCAGTACCGATGATTCCTGTGCAGAAGGAACAGACGGCAGCATTACTTTGCAAGTGAGCGGCGGCAATGGAGCTTTGGCGTATTCCATTGACGGCGGTGCTACTTTTCAGTCAAGCCCTGTATTTGAAAATTTAGGGGCAGGTATTTATATCATAGAAGTGCGCGACACCCTCAACTGTGTGCTGCCTGATGCGCCGATGGTGGTGGTGCAGGTGGGAAGTCCCTTAGAGGCAGCTGTAAATATAGTGCCGCCTTCGGCTTGTCAGGAGGGTACGGCGGCTTTCAGTATTGATGCCGAAGGAGGCACACCGCCTTATCAGTATTCTTTAAATGGCGGCATAGCTTTTACGAATCAAAATACATTTATCAATATGTCTTCGGGTACATATAATGTATTGGTAGAAGATGTGCTGGGTTGCCAAACCAATTTATCTTTTACGCTTCCTTCTATTACAGGCAGCACTATTTCATTAAATTACAATGTCACTGCACCCACCTCTTGCCAAAGCCCCAACGGCAGCCTTGTATTAATTGCTTCGGGCGGCACTGCTCCTTATGAATACTCCATTGATGGCGGTGTGACATTTTTCAATACCCCTTTATTCAATAATCTATCGGGTGGCACTTACAGTATTGTTGTTCAAGATGCTGCCGCCTGCTCCGAAAGCACCACCGCCATTGTGCCGCCATTGAGCACCAACGATTTGGCACTTACTTTTTCGCTGCAGCAGCCGAGTTCCTGTGCCATTATCAACGGCGGCATCAGCATAGCGGCGAGCGGCGGCACCCCCCCTTATCAATACTCCATAGACGGCGGCGCAACTTTTCATGCCGTTGATACTTTTTCGGGATTGGCGGCAGGCACTTATGCAATAGCGGTGCGAGATGCCAACGGCTGTGTGGTAACTGCTTCACAAAGTGCTGTTTTGTCGGCGGTGCAACTACCGCAAATTGCCGGAGTGAGTGCTACTTCTCCGCTTTGTGCCGACAGCAACAACGGACAAATCGTAGTATCTGCCTTCGGTGGCAATGGTGCACTTTCGTATTCCGTTGATGGTGGCAATATCTGGACTTTGAGCAATACCTTTAATAATTTGACAGCAGGTGTATATACGGTGCAAGTGCGCGATGAGCAGGGTTGTGTGGTAAGCTATGCTACGCCGCTTACCCTGACCAATCCGCCTGCCCTTGTTGCCGGCGTACAATTTACCAATGTATCGGTATGCGGGCAAAGCAACGGACAAATCGGTGTTTTTGCTTCCGGTGGCACACCACCTCTGCAATATTCTATCAACAACGGGCAAGTATATGCCAACAGCAATATTTTTAGCAATTTGCCCGTGGGTATTTATTTTGTAAAAGTGCGCGATGCGCAAGGCTGTGTGTGGAACAACCCAACGCCTATTTTTATCAGCGACCCCAGCAATATTACTATCAATTCGGTGAATACCACACCGCTTTCAACCTGCAATAGCTCCGATGCTTCTTTGTCTGTTTTTATCACGGGCGGCACTGATGTGGTGTATTCCATTGATGGCGGCAGCACCTGGCACAGCAATGCAGTTTTTTATAATTTGCCTTCGGGCGTATATAATATTTTGGTGCAAGATGTACCCACCGGCTGTACGGCGATTTATGCCGCCAATCCGGTAGTGATAGAGGGCAACAGTATTAATATTTTGGAGGTAGCTGCTACGCCGCCTTCGTGCAATGGCGGTGCAGACGGCACTATCAGCATCAATGCCACTTACAACGGCACTTTGGAATATTCTATTGACGGCGGTATTACTTGGTCGCAATATGGATTTTTCGGCAATGTGGCGGGCGGCAACTATTTAATAAAAGTGCGCACCACAGACGGAACTTGCGAAGTGAGCTACGGTATGGTGAATATCATAAATCCTGCACCTATCAGCATCAGTGCGGTAAATAAATCGAATATTACCGAGTGCGGTAAAAATGACGGCAGCATCAATATTGTGGCTTCGGGCGGTAGCGGTGTATTACAATATTCTATCAACGGAGGCAACGGCAACAGCTATTTCAACCAAAATACTTTTAATAATCTGGCGGCGGGCGTGTATGCAATTACGGTGCGCGATGCCAAAGGCTGCATTCAAACGTATCCCAACAGCATTGTTATTCAGGAGCCGTCTTTTGCCATTGCTGTTTTGCAAAATACTTTTAATATTTGCTTGGGTGAAAGTGTAGTATTGCAGGCAGCCGGAGCTGCACAATATGTGTGGTCGCCGAGCGAGGGGCTTTCTTCTGCAAGCGGCGCAACTGTATCGGCTACGCCCACCCAAAGCACCGTTTATACAGTAAGTGGCACGAACGTCTATGGTTGCAGCGATACGGAAACGGTCACTATTACTGTAAATACCGAACAAGCCCTTGCCAACATTGCCACTGCTGCCGCACAACTCTGCGAAGGAGACAACCTTGCTTTTTCAAATGCTGCTGCTGCCGACAGTTACTTATGGGCTTTTGAAGGGGGGCTTCCTGCTACTTCTACGCTGGCAAATCCTTTTGTTACTTACAATACTGCAGGCACTTTTTCGGTGACTTTGACGGTGACGAGTTGCGGCGGACAAAGCGATACGCAAACGCTGGAAAATTGGGTGCTGGTGAATGAAACGCCTTCGGTGGAAATAGTGGGCGACAATGAACTGTGTGCGGGCGAAAGTTTGGAACTCACCGCACAGGGGGCGGCGGAATCGTATAGCTGGACCTTGACAGACGGCAGCACCGCAGCGGGCAGCAATTTGGAGATAATTCCTTCGGTGTCGGGCTGGGTGCAATTAGCCGCCACCAACGGCACTTGCAGCGACAGCACCGCAACAGAAGTAAAAGTATATCCTTTGCCTACCTTAACACTCAACGCCGACACCAGCATCTGTTTGGGCGATTCTCTTGTTTTGACCGCCAACAGCAATGCGCAATATTTTGCGTGGTCGCCGACTGCTTCTTTGAGCAGCAGCAATAGCGCCACCACCATCGCCACACCTGCCGAAAGCAACATTTGCAAAGTAATTGCGACCTCTTTGCAGGGCTGCCGCAGCGAAGACGAAGTATTGGTACTCGTGCGCAATGATGGCGACTGCACACCCACGCCGCCTTTGCCTTCCAAAGTACCCAACGCCATTACGCCCAACGGCGACGGCAAAAACGACACTTGGGTATTGCCGGATTTTGGAGCAGTGGCGCAGGTGCAAATCTTTGACCGTTGGGGGCGTTTGGTGTATGAGAGCCAAAACTACGACAATAGTTGGGCGGGTACTTATCAGGACAATGGCGAGCAACTGCAAGATGCCACCTATTATTATATCATCACCGTAAATGACGGGCGTGCGCTGCAAAAAGGAACCATAACGGTATTGCACTAA
- a CDS encoding DEAD/DEAH box helicase family protein — protein sequence MNGEVLAVIENNLDKENKDLLKLRTVVTHLLKPRFLYACSAERILFYDNAWRGLEAGEFKQVTNFMSLEEMKLKIEQQKKIASNKEITIDTTIAGGFDPSIGKDRYYQLDCIRTIIDNYKAGKQKMLIHMATGLGKTRTAVAMVKALLGSGLCKRILFVVDRRMLAKQSVDDGFALISREFSSSWINSSNHKTNRHKSIQVVVIDTLELIHSDLPSNFYDLIIVDECHRSINVNRKLIFDHFLCPRVGLTATPRIATPKEGTEVDEEDLAIIDTYKLFGCETGEPDFQFDMERGISEGFLAPYKPIELLSSLIQEAEENGISFDHVLDPQEKYTIALGAEKKLKLEQLNRKFISEENCLRIAEELKKNTQYGEKVILFGVSQAHCMELTKAINRVFETDYEGGTHYSEYVISENNEMNEMLKAWFKKPYQKPYIVTSVDILSTGIDIPCVRYIAFAGLTKSVGKYIQMVGRGTRLDPKTGKFSFTVLDFVGLCRRMEDNGKGTLKENKKVVKPGDQKPRPTGTPQPQGNYFLIDNPDPAHLIQRVEIHGDSIIVKDNIPIEKAKRIFEEELKKTQEPVMADLKEKAKQDDYQPTDEEIAKLLDWLSKPNTFLDEGHLQKMYDFAEGSVWDFLLHALGKKKIPTPKERIEKNYLSYIRTYDFTDEQIIILKKIKDIFVSNLASKRNIDEKDIFGNPIYERLIGSYDDINKKFDGKFNLVINDLKKTFGNRLNT from the coding sequence TTGAACGGAGAAGTTTTGGCCGTCATTGAAAACAATCTGGACAAAGAAAACAAAGACCTATTGAAATTGCGTACCGTAGTTACGCATTTGCTTAAACCTCGTTTTCTGTATGCTTGCAGTGCCGAACGCATTTTGTTTTACGACAATGCTTGGCGTGGCTTAGAAGCAGGAGAGTTTAAGCAAGTAACCAATTTTATGAGCTTGGAAGAAATGAAGCTCAAAATTGAGCAACAGAAAAAAATTGCTTCCAACAAAGAAATTACCATTGACACCACCATTGCAGGCGGTTTCGACCCAAGCATAGGCAAAGACAGATATTATCAACTGGACTGTATTCGTACAATTATTGATAACTACAAAGCAGGCAAACAAAAAATGCTAATCCATATGGCAACAGGTTTGGGCAAAACCCGAACAGCCGTTGCAATGGTAAAAGCGTTATTGGGCAGTGGCTTATGCAAACGCATATTGTTTGTGGTGGACAGAAGAATGTTAGCCAAACAGTCGGTTGATGATGGCTTTGCTTTAATTAGCCGAGAATTTTCAAGTAGTTGGATTAATAGTTCAAATCATAAGACTAATAGACATAAAAGCATACAAGTAGTTGTTATTGATACTTTAGAATTAATTCACAGCGATTTACCTTCTAACTTTTACGATTTAATCATTGTGGACGAATGCCACAGAAGTATTAACGTAAACCGAAAACTAATATTTGACCATTTTCTTTGTCCGAGAGTGGGTTTAACAGCCACGCCAAGAATTGCCACACCGAAAGAAGGAACAGAAGTGGACGAAGAAGATTTGGCAATCATTGACACCTACAAATTATTTGGTTGCGAAACAGGCGAACCCGATTTTCAATTTGATATGGAACGGGGAATCAGCGAAGGTTTCCTTGCACCCTACAAACCCATTGAATTACTTTCTTCACTCATTCAAGAAGCCGAAGAAAACGGAATTTCATTCGACCACGTTTTAGACCCACAAGAAAAATATACCATTGCATTAGGAGCAGAAAAGAAACTGAAATTAGAGCAACTCAACCGCAAATTTATTTCAGAAGAAAATTGTTTGCGAATTGCCGAAGAACTAAAAAAGAATACACAATACGGAGAAAAAGTAATTCTGTTTGGTGTAAGTCAGGCACACTGTATGGAATTGACAAAAGCTATAAATAGAGTTTTTGAAACTGATTATGAAGGAGGAACGCATTATAGCGAATATGTAATTTCGGAAAATAACGAGATGAATGAAATGCTAAAAGCGTGGTTTAAGAAACCCTATCAAAAACCTTATATAGTTACTTCGGTGGACATTTTAAGCACAGGCATTGACATTCCTTGTGTGCGTTACATTGCATTTGCAGGACTTACAAAATCAGTTGGCAAATACATTCAAATGGTTGGGCGTGGCACACGACTTGACCCAAAAACAGGCAAATTCAGTTTCACCGTTTTGGACTTCGTTGGTTTATGCAGGCGAATGGAAGACAACGGAAAAGGAACGCTAAAAGAGAATAAGAAAGTTGTAAAACCAGGCGACCAAAAACCAAGACCAACAGGAACACCCCAACCCCAAGGTAACTACTTTTTAATTGACAATCCCGACCCTGCACATTTAATTCAGCGAGTAGAAATTCACGGAGATTCAATCATTGTTAAAGACAATATCCCCATTGAAAAAGCCAAACGAATTTTTGAAGAAGAATTAAAGAAAACTCAAGAGCCGGTAATGGCAGACTTGAAAGAGAAAGCCAAACAAGACGACTATCAACCAACCGACGAAGAAATAGCTAAACTGCTCGACTGGTTAAGCAAACCAAACACATTTTTGGACGAAGGGCATTTACAAAAAATGTACGACTTTGCCGAAGGTTCAGTTTGGGACTTTTTACTTCACGCCTTAGGCAAAAAGAAAATTCCAACACCAAAAGAACGTATAGAAAAAAACTACCTTTCGTACATACGCACTTACGACTTCACAGACGAACAAATAATTATTTTGAAAAAAATCAAGGACATTTTTGTGTCCAATCTTGCTTCAAAACGAAACATTGACGAGAAGGATATTTTTGGAAATCCGATTTACGAAAGACTAATTGGTTCGTATGACGACATAAACAAAAAGTTTGACGGAAAATTTAACTTAGTAATTAACGACTTAAAGAAAACATTTGGTAACAGACTAAATACATAG